The following nucleotide sequence is from Streptomyces sp. NBC_00239.
AGGTGCGCGATCGCCGGTTCGGCGACCACACCCAGCACCAGCGTGCACAACGTGATGCCGAGCTGGGCCGCGGCCATCATCGCGGACACGTGTTCCAGGCCCCACAGCACGCTGCGGGCCCGCCGGTCGCCCTGTTCGGCGTACGGCTCGATCTGGCTGCGCCGGACCGAGATCAGCGCGAATTCCGCGCCGACGAAGAAGGCGTTGACGACCAGGGTCGCCAGGCCGATCAGCAGCTGTATCGCGGTCATCGGCCCTGCTCCGTCCCGGGGCCGTGCGTGTCGCCCGTCCCGTCCGTGTCACCCGTCGACTTCTTGTTCCGGCCGTGCGACCGGCGGGTCCGGTCGGCGGAGCGCTCCGGTCGGCCCGGCGGCTCCGGGGCGGCCGCGGGCACGTGCAGCAGGACGCGCGCCGCGCGGCGTCCCGAGGCGTCCACAACGTCGAGCCGCCAGCCGCCCAGCTCCAGCGTGTCGCCCACGGCCGGGATCCGGCCCAGCTCCGTCGCGATCAGCCCGGCCAGGGTCTCGTACGGGCCGTCCGGCACCCGCAGCCCTATCCGCTCCAGCTGGTCGGTTCGCGCGGCGCCGTCGGCCGAGAACAGCCGGCGCCCGTCGGCGTCGGTGCCGGCCGGGGCCAGGTCGGGGGTCTCGTGCGGGTCGTGCTCGTCGCGCACCTCGCCGACGACCTCCTCGACGATGTCCTCCAGGGTCGCCACGCCTGCCGTGCCGCCGTACTCGTCGATCACCACGGCCATGGTGCGGCGGCCGGACAGCCGGTCCAGCAGTCGGTCGACGGTCAGTGACTCGGGGACGAGCAGCGGTTCGCGCAGCAGCTGCGACACCGGGTACCGGTGGCGCTCCTCGGCCGGCAGCGCCAGGACGTCCTTGATGTGGACGGTGCCGACGACCGTGTCGAGGCTGCCCCGGTACACCGGGAAACGGGACAGACCGGTGGCCAGCGTCGCGTTGGCGACGTCCTCCGCGGTGGTCTGCACGTCGAGGGCCGTGACCTGCACGCGCGGGGTCATGACGTTCTCGGCGGTGAGGTCGGCCAGGTTGAGGGTGCGGACGAACAGTTCGGCGGTGTCCTTCTCCAGCGCGCCCGCCTTCGCGGAGTGCCGGGCCAGCGCCACGAGCTCCTGCGGGGTGCGGGCGGAGGCCAGTTCCTCGGCCGGCTCCAGGCCGAACGCGCGCACCAAGCGGTTCGCGGTGTTGTTCAGGTGCCGGATCAGGGGCTTGAAGGCCGTGCTGAAGGCCCGCTGGCCGGTGGCCACGCGTTTGGCGACGGCCAGCGGAGAGGAGATGGCCCAGTTCTTGGGCACGAGTTCGCCGACGACCATCAGGACGACCGTGGAGAGCACGGTGCCGAGGAGCAGCGCCGTGGACGAGGCCGCGCCGGCGGACAGCCCGAGGGCCTCGAAGGGCTTCTGCAGCAGGGCGGCGATCGAGGGCTTGGAGATCATGCCGATGACCAGGCCGGTCACGGTGATGCCCAGCTGGGCGCCGGAGAGCTGGAACGTGAGGCTCCGCGCGGCGGTGAGCGCGCTGGCCGCGCCCCGCTCGCCGCGCTCCACGGCCTTTTCGAGTTCGGCCCGCTCGACGGTCGTCAACGAGAACTCGGCCGCGACGAACCCCCCGCAGGCAAGGCAGAGCAGCAGCGCCACGAGGAGCAGAAGCACTTCGGTCATCGGTTCACCTCCGTCCCATGATCGGCCAGGGGGAGGCGCTGTGCGCGATGTCGAGTACTGGGAGGCTCGCCCATGGGCGGACGCTCACACCTTTCACGTGGTTCGGATGTCCCCTACAGGGTAAAGGACGGGCAAAGCATCGTCGTGCCCTTGGGCGAGCCGCCCGTTCTCCACGCCTAGACGAGGCGCTTCACCCAGCGCCGCCAGCGGTCCTCCTGCCGGTAGCCGGCCGCGGTCCAGGCGTGCTGGGCGCGCTGGTTCTCGACTAGGACCATGGCGTCGCCGCGCCGGCCGCCGAGGGCGCGGAAGCGCTGCTCGGCCGCGTCGAGGAGCGCGGTGGAGATGCCCTGACGGCGGTGGGAGGGCAGCACGGCGAGCCGGTAGAGGGAGCACCGCCAGCCGTCGTAGCCGGCGATCACGGAACCCACGAGGAGCCCGTCGGACTCCGCGAGGATCAGGGCGTCGGGGTCGCGGGCGATGAGCCGGGTGACGCCGTCCGCGTCGTCCGTGATGGAGGTGCCCTCGGCGGCGGTCTTCCAGAACGCGAGCACGGTCTCGGCGTCGGTCGGCGTGGCGGCCCGTATGCGCAGGTCGGTCATGATCCGCAGCCAAGCATCGCGGCTCGCCCGCCCGCCACCGAGTTCCACGGTGCGGGACGCGCGGACCGCGCGGGACGGGACGGCGCGGATGTGCGTTGCGGGCCGGGACTGCGCGGGGGTGCGGATCGCGGGCGCCGCGCGGGCGCCGGAGATCGCTCCCGCCGTGCCCGGCCGCGGCCGCACCCGCGCGGCTCCCGTCCCACCGGAGGCTTCGGGATGCCGCGACCGACCCGCGACAAGTCCCCGGCGCGAGCGGGTGCGGGCCCGGAAGTCCCCGGCCCGGCGGGTGTGGGCCCGGAAGTCCCCGGCGCGAGCGGGTGCGGGCCCGGAAGTCCCTGGCCCGGCGGGTGTGGGCCCGGAAGTCCCCGGCGCGAGCGGGTGCGGGCCCGGAAGTCCCTGGCCCGGCGGGTGTGGGCCCGAAAGTCCCCGGCCCGAGCGGGTGCGGGCCCGGAAGTCCCCGGCCCGGCGGGTGTGGGCCCGGAAGTCCCCGGCCCGAGCGGGTGCGGGCCCGTAAGTTCCGTCCGCGAGCGGGTGTGGGCCCGCCCCTCCTGAGACGTCGGCGCGCCCGCGACCGGCCCGCGGACCGGACGGGTGCGGCGCCTGCCCTCAGGCCGGCGGGCGGCGGGCGGAGCCGAGGACGCAGTAGGAGGTGGGGAGGGCCGGGCCGCGCTCGGGGATGCGCAGGCCCCGCTGGGAGGTGATGTCGAAGCCGGCGGCCTCCAGGGCGGCCAGCGCGTCGCGCGAGGTGTGGCAGCCGCCGAACAGCCGGGGCCACAGGGTGCGGTCGAGGCCGCGCTGTACGGCCGCCATGGCGGGGCCGGGGGCCAGCCCGTGTTCGAAGAAGCGCACTTCGCCGCCGGGGCGCAGCACCCGGTGGAGCTCCGCGAGCGAGCGCGGCAGGTCGCGTACGGTGCACAGGACCAGGGAGCACACGGCGGCGTCGAAGGCCTCGCTCTTGACGGGCAGCGCCTCGGCGGTCGCCGGTACGACGTCCACCGGCACGTCGGAGCGGTACGCGGCGCGCAGGGCGAGCCGGCGCAGGGTGGGCTCGGGTTCGATCGCGACGACCTCGGAGACGGCACGCGGGTAGTGCGGGAAGTTCAGGCCGTTGCCGGCGCCGATCTCGATGACGCGGCCGGAGAGGCCGGCCAGCAGCTCGGCGCGGACCGCGGCGAGACCGCCGCGGATGTCGGCCTGCACGCTCACGCGGGCGTAGAAACGCGCGAACACGGGATGGTTGACGGCGGTGCGGGGCGACTGCGGCCCGTGGGCTCGCGGGGGCATGGCGGACCTCCTCACGCGGGGCGCGACGGCGCGGCCGCGCGTGGACGCGACGACGCGGCCGCGGGGTTACGCGGACACGCACGGACACGGGACCCTGCGGACCTCCGCGGTGGCGTGTGCGCGTGTGCGCGCGTCCGCTCCGCGGAGACTGGTACCGACGCCGGTGCGGCGGAACCGGACGGATCCGTACCTTCAGTCTCCCCCCGCCACCACGCCTCACCCCTGGGACATCCCGCCGGGCCCGCGCACCGGCCGCATACGGGTGACACGCCGCCCCCAGCCCGGCCCGCGCCCGCACGCACACCGCCCGCCCGGTGCGGTCGCCGCCCGGCGCGTACGACGGGCGGCGGAAACGTCTGCGAGGTCGCAGCCGCGGGCCCACGGGCTGACCGCCGGCCCGGCCGGAGCCGCAGGGGTACGGGGGAAAGCCCGGGCCGGTCGGTCGCGGACGTGGGGTACGCGCAGCCTGCCGGCCCGACCGCAGTGCGGGGTACAGCGAGACGCCCCGCCGACGAGCCGAACGCAGGCTCGGGCCGCCGCGCCGCCCGTACGGCGAGACCGCCCGGCCGCCGCCCCGCGCGTACGGCGACAGCACAGCACCCGCCCGGCCGCCGCCAGCCCCGCCCGTAAGGCGGTAACGCCCGCCCGGCCGCCGCCCGCGGACGTACGGCCGGACCGCGTCGTCCATGCGCGCGCCGGCCGTACGTCCCCGCTCAAACCCAGGCGGCCAGGAAGTCCTCGGAGGACCAGGTGCCGCCGAGTTCCGGGGCCAGCCACGAGGCGGCCGACGTGCGGAAGGACTCCGGGGCCAGGGCGGCCGCGCCCTGGGGGAGGGCGCCCAGCAGGGGGGCCCGTGCGGCCACCGGGAGGTCGGCGAGGTTGCAGCGCGCGGCCAGGTCCGGCGCGGTGGGCCAGCTGCCCACCACGACGCCCAGCTGCGCGATCCCCCGGGCCCGCAGTGCCTCGCCGGTCAGGGTCGCCGTGTTCAGCGTGCCGAGCCCGGCCGGGGCCACGACCAGCACCGGCGCGTCCAGCAGCCGCGCCGCGTCGGCCAGCGTGTGCCCGGCGTCGTCGAACCGTACGAGCAGGCCGCCCGCGCCCTCGACCAGCACCAGGTCGTGGTCCGCGGCCAGCTTCGCGGCGGCCTCTGCCACCTCCTGAGGGGTGACCGGCGGCAGCCCGGAGCGGGCCGCGGCCCGCTCCGGAGCCAGCGGCTCCGGATACCGGGCCAGCTCCACGCCCGTCACCGCGGCGCCCGCCAGCCGGGTCACCTCCGCCACGTCACCGTGCTCGCCCGGTGCCACGCCGGTCTGCGCCGGCTTCAGGACGGCCACCGTCCGCCCGGCCGCCAGCGCCGCCGCCGCGACCGCCGAGGTCACCACGGTCTTGCCGATCTCCGTGCCCGTACCGGACACCACCACGATTCCCATGCAGCCTCAGCCCTCCTGTGCGGCCGCGACGACCGCGCGGCAGATACGTGCCACATCGGCATCGCCGGTCACGAACGGCGGCATCGTGTAGATGAGGTCGCGGAACGGCCGCACCCACACGCCCTCCCGCACCGCCGCGCGGGTCGCCGCGACCATGTCGACCGGGTGGTCGAGCTGGACCACGCCGATCGCCCCCAGCACCCGGACGTCCCGGACTCCCGGCAGCGCGGCGGCCGGCGCGAGGCCCTCGCGCAGGCCCGCCTCGATCCGCTTGACCTCCAGCGCCCAGTCCTGGCCCAGCAGCAGGTCGATCGAGGCCAGCGCCACGGCGCAGGCGAGCGGGTTGCCCATGAAGGTCGGCCCGTGCGCGAGCACCGGCACCTCGCCCTGCGAGATCCCGTCGGCCACCCGTGACGTGCACAGCGTGGCCGCGAGCGTCAGGTACCCGCCGGTCAGCGACTTGCCGAGGCACATCACGTCGGGGGTGATGCCGGCGTGGTCCGCGGCGAACAGCGCGCCCGTGCGCCCGAATCCGGTGGCGATCTCGTCGAGGATGAGCAGCACCTCGAACTCGTCGCACAGGTCGCGCAGGACCCGCAGGTAGCCGGGGGAGTGGAAGCGCATGCCGCCCGCGCCCTGCACCACCGGCTCCACGATCACGGCCGCGAGCTCGTCCGCGTGCCGGGCCAGCAGCTCGCGCAGGTGCGCCACGTACGCCGGATCCGGTGCGGAGTCGAAGCCGCCGGGCGGTGCGTCGGCGAACACCTGCCGGGGCAGGTGCCCCTGCCACAGCTCGTGCATGCCGCCGTCGGGGTCGCACACGGCCATCGGCTGCCAGGTGTCGCCGTGGTAGCCGCCGCGCCAGGTCAGCAGCCGGGTCTTGCCGTTCCGGCCGAGCGAACGCCAGTACTGCAGGCACATCTTGACGCCGACCTCGACCGAGACCGATCCCGAGTCGCACAGGAAGACGTGCTCCAGGCCGGCCGGGGTGATCTCGACGAGGCGGGCGGCCAGCCGGACGGCGGGCTCGTGGGTGAGCCCGCCGAACATCACGTGGCTCATCCGCCCGAGCTGGTCGGTGACCGCCTCGTTGAGCACCGGGTGGTTGTAGCCGTGGATCGCCGACCACCAGGACGACATGCCGTCCACCAGCTCGTCCTGCCCGTGGGCGGCTTCGGCGAGCCGCAGCCGGACCCCCGAGGCCGAGGCGATGACGAGCGGGTCCTGCCGGCCCGGCATCGGACCGTACGGGTGCCAGACGTGCTGCCGGTCGAGCGCCAGCAGTTCGCCGGCGCTCAACGGCGGGTGCAGGTCACGCATTGGGCGCGAGGTCCGTTCCGGCGCCGCGGCGGCGCACGGCCACCAGGTCGGGGCGCGCGGCCGACGGGTCGGCCGCGGCCGCGGCCACGGCCGGCTCGGCGGACGAAGCGGACGAGGCGGACCCGGCGTCCTCGGCGGACACCGCGCCGCCGCACGGGCCGCAGCCGCCGCCCGCGTGCCCACCGCAGCCGCCGCCGTCGGAGTCCGCGGCGTGCGAGCCGCAGCCGCCGCCCTCGGCGGGCGCCGCGTGCGAGCCGCAGCCGCCGGCGAGCGCGTCGGCCCGGTGCTTGGGCAGGGTCGTGGTGCCCGCCCCCTCCACCTCGAAGCCGGCGTCCGCGATCATGTCGAGGTCGGCCTGACCGGCCTGCCCCTCACTGGTCAGGTAGTCGCCGAGGAAGATCGAGTTGACCAGCTGGAGCGCCAGCGGCTGCATGGTGCGCAGGTGCACCTCGCGGCCGCCCGCGAGCCGGACCTCGACGTCGGGGCAGACGAACCGCACCATCGCGAGGATCCGCAGGCAGCGCTGCGGCGTGAGGTTCCACTCCTGGGCCAGCGGGGTGCCCTCGAAGGGGATCAGGAAGTTGACCGGCACCGAGTCCGGGTCCAGCTCGCGCAGCGAGTAGACGACGTCGACGAGGTCCTCGTCGCTCTCGCCCATGCCCGCGATCAGACCGGAGCAGGCGGACAGCCCGGCCGCGTGCGCCTTCTGCACGGTGTCGACGCGGTCCGCGTACGTGTGCGTCTTGGTGATCTGCCCGTACGTCGCCTCGGACGTGTTGAGGTTGTGGTTGTACGCGTCGGCGCCGGCGTCGCGGAGCCGCTCGGCCTGGCCGTCCGACAGCAGGCCCAGGCAGGCGCAGACCTCGACGCCCTCGTTCTGCTCCTTGATGGCCTCGATGGTCTTCGAGACCCGGTCCACGTCCCGGTCCGTCGGACCGCGGCCGCTCGCGACCAGGCACACCCGCTTGGCGCCGCCCGCCACACCGGCGGCGGCGGCCTGCGAGGCCTCCTCGGGCTTCAGCCACGTGTACTTGAGGATCTCGGCCTTCGAGCCGAGGCGCTGGGAGCAGTACGAGCAGTCCTCCGGACACAGCCCGGACTTGAGGTTCACGAGGTAGTTCAGCTTGACCCGGCGACCGAACCACTGGCGCCGCACCTTGCCGGCCGCGGCCACCACGTCGAGCAGTTCGTCGTCGGAGGTCGCCAGTACGGCGAGCGCCTCTTCGCGGGTCGGCAGCTCACGCCGCAGCCCCTTGTCCACCAGGGTGTTCAGCAGGTCCATGGGCTTGATCCTGGCTTACGGCACCGCCCGCGGCCAAGGAGAGAAGCTACAAGTTCGTGTGATCACGGTGTGTGCATCGCCACACCGACACCGGGAACACCGGCGGCTAGGGTCTGTGGACAGCCGACAAAACGCGAGGACCCAGCCGATGCCGCAGGAAGCACTCCCGGACGCACTCCCGCACGCTCCCGCCGTCCCGCCCGCCGCCACCCTCCCGCGCCCGGCCGCGGACGTGTTCGGCTGGATCGACGACGCGGCCGAGGCGCGCGAACGGGCCGGTCTGGTCCGCACCCTGCGCCCGCGCCCGGCCGTCTCCGGCCTCCTCGACCTCGCGAGCAACGACTACCTCGGCCTGACCCACCACCCGGAGACGGTCGCCGCGGCCGCCGAGGCCGCGCAGCGCTGGGGGGCCGGCGCGACCGGCTCCCGTCTGGTGACCGGCACCACCGAACTGCACGCCGAGCTGGAACGCGAACTGGCCGATTTCTGCGGGTTCGAGGCGGCTCTGGTGCTGTCGTCCGGATACGCGGCGAACCTCGCGGCGGTCACCGCGCTCAGCGGCCGCGGCACCCTGGTGGTCTCGGACGCCGCGAACCACGCCTCGATCGTCGACGGCTGCCGCCTCTCGCGCGCCGAGACCGCGATCGTCCCGCACTCCGACCCGGAGGCGGTCGCCAAGACCCTCGGGGCCCACGAGGGCCGGGCGCTGGTCGTCACCGACTCGGTCTTCTCCGTGGACGGCGACGCCGCCCCGCTCGCCGCCCACGCGGCGGCCTGCCGGGAACACGGCGCGGCCCTGCTCGTCGACGACGCGCACGGGCTGGGGGTCCTCGGTGAGGGCGGCCGCGGGGCGCTCGCCGCCGCCGGCCTGGCGGGCGCGGCCGACGTCGTCGCCACGCTCACCCTGTCCAAGTCCCTGGGCAGCCAGGGCGGGGCCGTGCTCGGCCCGGCCAAGGTGATCCGGCACCTGGTGAACACCGCCCGGACCTTCATCTTCGACACGGGCCTCGCCCCCGCCGCCGCCGGTGCGGCGCTCGGCAGCCTGCGCCTGCTGCGCCGGGAGCCGGAACGCGCGGCCAGGGCCCGTGAGGTCGCCGCCACGCTGTACGGGCGGCTGACCGCGTCCGGCCTGACTGCCGCCAGGCCGGACGCGGCCGTCGTCTCGGTGCGGGCCCCGTCGCCTTCGGCGGCACTGCGCTGGGCCGCCGACTGCCGCGAGGCAGGACTGTCCGTGGGGTGTTTCCGGCCGCCGTCCGTACCCGACGGCATCTCCCGGCTGCGGCTGACTGCGCGCGCCGATCTCACGGGGGACG
It contains:
- a CDS encoding hemolysin family protein — its product is MTEVLLLLVALLLCLACGGFVAAEFSLTTVERAELEKAVERGERGAASALTAARSLTFQLSGAQLGITVTGLVIGMISKPSIAALLQKPFEALGLSAGAASSTALLLGTVLSTVVLMVVGELVPKNWAISSPLAVAKRVATGQRAFSTAFKPLIRHLNNTANRLVRAFGLEPAEELASARTPQELVALARHSAKAGALEKDTAELFVRTLNLADLTAENVMTPRVQVTALDVQTTAEDVANATLATGLSRFPVYRGSLDTVVGTVHIKDVLALPAEERHRYPVSQLLREPLLVPESLTVDRLLDRLSGRRTMAVVIDEYGGTAGVATLEDIVEEVVGEVRDEHDPHETPDLAPAGTDADGRRLFSADGAARTDQLERIGLRVPDGPYETLAGLIATELGRIPAVGDTLELGGWRLDVVDASGRRAARVLLHVPAAAPEPPGRPERSADRTRRSHGRNKKSTGDTDGTGDTHGPGTEQGR
- a CDS encoding GNAT family N-acetyltransferase produces the protein MTDLRIRAATPTDAETVLAFWKTAAEGTSITDDADGVTRLIARDPDALILAESDGLLVGSVIAGYDGWRCSLYRLAVLPSHRRQGISTALLDAAEQRFRALGGRRGDAMVLVENQRAQHAWTAAGYRQEDRWRRWVKRLV
- a CDS encoding class I SAM-dependent methyltransferase, translated to MPPRAHGPQSPRTAVNHPVFARFYARVSVQADIRGGLAAVRAELLAGLSGRVIEIGAGNGLNFPHYPRAVSEVVAIEPEPTLRRLALRAAYRSDVPVDVVPATAEALPVKSEAFDAAVCSLVLCTVRDLPRSLAELHRVLRPGGEVRFFEHGLAPGPAMAAVQRGLDRTLWPRLFGGCHTSRDALAALEAAGFDITSQRGLRIPERGPALPTSYCVLGSARRPPA
- the bioD gene encoding dethiobiotin synthase, yielding MGIVVVSGTGTEIGKTVVTSAVAAAALAAGRTVAVLKPAQTGVAPGEHGDVAEVTRLAGAAVTGVELARYPEPLAPERAAARSGLPPVTPQEVAEAAAKLAADHDLVLVEGAGGLLVRFDDAGHTLADAARLLDAPVLVVAPAGLGTLNTATLTGEALRARGIAQLGVVVGSWPTAPDLAARCNLADLPVAARAPLLGALPQGAAALAPESFRTSAASWLAPELGGTWSSEDFLAAWV
- a CDS encoding adenosylmethionine--8-amino-7-oxononanoate transaminase, translating into MRDLHPPLSAGELLALDRQHVWHPYGPMPGRQDPLVIASASGVRLRLAEAAHGQDELVDGMSSWWSAIHGYNHPVLNEAVTDQLGRMSHVMFGGLTHEPAVRLAARLVEITPAGLEHVFLCDSGSVSVEVGVKMCLQYWRSLGRNGKTRLLTWRGGYHGDTWQPMAVCDPDGGMHELWQGHLPRQVFADAPPGGFDSAPDPAYVAHLRELLARHADELAAVIVEPVVQGAGGMRFHSPGYLRVLRDLCDEFEVLLILDEIATGFGRTGALFAADHAGITPDVMCLGKSLTGGYLTLAATLCTSRVADGISQGEVPVLAHGPTFMGNPLACAVALASIDLLLGQDWALEVKRIEAGLREGLAPAAALPGVRDVRVLGAIGVVQLDHPVDMVAATRAAVREGVWVRPFRDLIYTMPPFVTGDADVARICRAVVAAAQEG
- the bioB gene encoding biotin synthase BioB; its protein translation is MDLLNTLVDKGLRRELPTREEALAVLATSDDELLDVVAAAGKVRRQWFGRRVKLNYLVNLKSGLCPEDCSYCSQRLGSKAEILKYTWLKPEEASQAAAAGVAGGAKRVCLVASGRGPTDRDVDRVSKTIEAIKEQNEGVEVCACLGLLSDGQAERLRDAGADAYNHNLNTSEATYGQITKTHTYADRVDTVQKAHAAGLSACSGLIAGMGESDEDLVDVVYSLRELDPDSVPVNFLIPFEGTPLAQEWNLTPQRCLRILAMVRFVCPDVEVRLAGGREVHLRTMQPLALQLVNSIFLGDYLTSEGQAGQADLDMIADAGFEVEGAGTTTLPKHRADALAGGCGSHAAPAEGGGCGSHAADSDGGGCGGHAGGGCGPCGGAVSAEDAGSASSASSAEPAVAAAAADPSAARPDLVAVRRRGAGTDLAPNA
- a CDS encoding 8-amino-7-oxononanoate synthase is translated as MPQEALPDALPHAPAVPPAATLPRPAADVFGWIDDAAEARERAGLVRTLRPRPAVSGLLDLASNDYLGLTHHPETVAAAAEAAQRWGAGATGSRLVTGTTELHAELERELADFCGFEAALVLSSGYAANLAAVTALSGRGTLVVSDAANHASIVDGCRLSRAETAIVPHSDPEAVAKTLGAHEGRALVVTDSVFSVDGDAAPLAAHAAACREHGAALLVDDAHGLGVLGEGGRGALAAAGLAGAADVVATLTLSKSLGSQGGAVLGPAKVIRHLVNTARTFIFDTGLAPAAAGAALGSLRLLRREPERAARAREVAATLYGRLTASGLTAARPDAAVVSVRAPSPSAALRWAADCREAGLSVGCFRPPSVPDGISRLRLTARADLTGDEIARAVETILRTAPAAAGSAD